From a single Lolium rigidum isolate FL_2022 chromosome 7, APGP_CSIRO_Lrig_0.1, whole genome shotgun sequence genomic region:
- the LOC124672935 gene encoding uncharacterized protein LOC124672935 has protein sequence MSLAHLAWGDASAPFVFLVALTVAALKVSICIAFLFLVPAVLLCGIGLAYVIAVESRSGSQPRKRAFGPITRESIREFIKFVFPHAVVLGLVADLAFILLTAAGALVMSMSPSAEGSVSQGQMIGSVVMDVGMLGFHAISCFVIIPAFALHILRKDQAGRKAGLTVAVC, from the exons atgTCCCTGGCTCACCTCGCCTGGGGCGACGCCTCCGCCCCCTTCGTTTTTCTCGTGGCGCTCACGGTCGCGGCTCTCAAGGTCTCCATCTGCatcgccttcctcttcctcgtaccAGCCGTTCTGCTGTGCGGCATCGGCCTCGCCTACGTGATTGCGGTTGAATCTCGATCTGGTTCTCAGCCCAGGAAG CGCGCCTTTGGACCAATCACGCGGGAGTCGATTCGGGAGTTCATTAAGTTTGTGTTTCCCCATGCCGTGGTCCTTGGATTGGTCGCAGATTTGGCCTTCATCCTGCTAACTGCTGCTGGTGCTCTGGTAATGTCCATGTCGCCGTCTGCGGAGGGATCGGTATCTCAGGGACAAATGATTGGTTCTGTGGTCATGGATGTGGGGATGCTTGGCTTCCATGCGATATCTTGCTTTGTTATCATTCCAGCTTTCGCACTGCATATCTTGAGGAAGGACCAGGCGGGCAGGAAAGCAGGACTCACCGTGGCAGTTTGTTGA